The Desmonostoc muscorum LEGE 12446 genome includes a region encoding these proteins:
- a CDS encoding ISAs1 family transposase yields the protein MTVSYDQRVEKGHHRTEKRFCWSVPVCQLPPLYNQGDWVGLQTVVMVVRVRHLWNKTTREVQFYLTSLESDACKLGRAIRLHWGVENGLHWTLDVTFSEDACRVRTGHAPQNLALLRRIALNGLNREQSLKRSNRQKSNRAANDILISLVGTFGKVIVVPYNIERGIINPRLLRLSLDPNWVYPYFLQYWLISSATQKLLSETSHGGTMAIINAKVLSFLSVVLPTIPEQKAIAQILSDMDAEIEGLEQKRDKYKAIKQGMMLVFNQRIHFSFSY from the coding sequence ATAACCGTAAGCTATGACCAACGGGTAGAAAAAGGGCATCATCGTACTGAAAAGCGCTTCTGCTGGAGCGTTCCGGTTTGCCAACTGCCACCTCTATATAATCAAGGCGATTGGGTAGGGCTTCAAACCGTTGTCATGGTGGTGCGGGTCAGACATCTTTGGAATAAAACTACCCGCGAAGTTCAGTTTTATTTAACTAGTTTGGAGAGTGATGCTTGTAAACTGGGGAGGGCTATCCGCCTCCATTGGGGCGTTGAAAATGGATTGCATTGGACCCTAGATGTAACTTTTAGCGAAGATGCTTGTCGTGTTCGTACAGGACATGCACCGCAAAACCTTGCCTTACTACGACGCATTGCTCTTAATGGTTTGAATCGAGAACAATCTTTGAAACGCAGTAATCGCCAAAAATCGAATCGAGCTGCAAATGATATATTGATTAGTCTTGTTGGTACTTTTGGAAAAGTTATAGTTGTTCCCTATAATATTGAGCGAGGAATAATTAATCCTCGATTACTTCGTTTGTCTTTAGATCCTAACTGGGTATATCCATACTTTTTACAATATTGGCTTATAAGTTCTGCTACGCAAAAGTTGTTGAGTGAAACATCGCATGGCGGAACTATGGCAATTATCAATGCCAAAGTTTTGAGCTTTTTATCTGTTGTCCTCCCTACGATTCCAGAACAAAAAGCGATCGCGCAAATCCTCAGCGACATGGACGCAGAAATCGAAGGCTTAGAACAAAAGCGCGATAAATACAAAGCCATAAAACAGGGAATGATGTTGGTATTTAACCAAAGAATACATTTTAGCTTTTCTTATTAA
- a CDS encoding TIGR04283 family arsenosugar biosynthesis glycosyltransferase, with product MSQNINAAKISIIIPAINEAGNIKEAITTTQISTNIEVIVVDGGSSDDTAAIAQSLGVKVISSSPGRAVQMNTGAVAASGEILLFLHADTRLPAGFDEMICTALQQSRTVAGAFNLRIDASLLSLRWVELGVKWRSHFCQMPYGDQAIFLTKPVFQQIGGFPELPIMEDFELIRRLKAKGRITIISTPVVTSARRWLQKGVFKTTLLNQIVIIAYFLGVSPEQIRHWYRGEKFKRI from the coding sequence ATGAGTCAGAATATTAACGCAGCCAAAATTTCTATTATTATTCCAGCTATTAATGAAGCAGGAAATATCAAAGAAGCTATTACTACCACTCAAATCAGTACAAATATAGAAGTTATTGTCGTAGATGGTGGCTCTAGCGATGATACTGCGGCAATAGCCCAATCTTTAGGTGTCAAAGTTATCTCCTCATCTCCCGGTCGTGCTGTGCAAATGAACACTGGTGCTGTAGCAGCTAGCGGCGAGATTCTGTTGTTTCTCCATGCAGATACCCGTTTACCTGCTGGGTTTGATGAGATGATTTGCACAGCCCTACAACAATCTAGAACTGTGGCTGGTGCATTTAACTTGCGGATTGATGCATCGCTTTTGAGTTTAAGATGGGTAGAGTTGGGTGTAAAGTGGCGATCGCATTTTTGCCAAATGCCATACGGTGACCAAGCGATTTTCCTCACCAAACCAGTATTTCAACAAATTGGCGGTTTTCCTGAATTGCCCATCATGGAAGACTTTGAACTCATCCGTCGTCTAAAAGCGAAGGGACGTATTACAATTATCTCGACACCAGTTGTTACCTCAGCCCGTAGATGGTTGCAAAAGGGAGTGTTCAAAACTACGCTACTCAATCAAATAGTAATTATTGCTTATTTCCTCGGTGTGTCACCTGAACAAATTCGTCACTGGTATCGCGGAGAAAAATTTAAGAGGATTTAA
- a CDS encoding TVP38/TMEM64 family protein, producing MKKHLLNSKLKLLLLSCLVVTLIIAAKQFNFQGLLHTLIIWVESLGIFGPIAYIVIYNLATLLFIPGSLLTLKGGCLFGVFWGSIYVLIAAIIGATLAFVIGRYMSQNWVCQQMDKHPKFKAIDLAVAKEGWKIVLLTRLSPVFPFNLLNYAFGVTQVSLKDYILGSFGIIPGTVMYVYIGSLAGNIAMINTSHQPITPETQIWQWVMRIVGLIATVAVTVYITKIAQKALAQSVAIAEISHLEKPDSSVE from the coding sequence ATGAAGAAGCACTTATTAAATTCCAAACTCAAACTACTACTGTTAAGTTGCTTGGTTGTGACTCTCATAATTGCAGCTAAACAGTTTAACTTTCAGGGACTTTTACACACCTTAATCATTTGGGTTGAGAGTCTTGGCATCTTCGGTCCCATTGCCTACATAGTCATTTATAACTTAGCAACATTATTGTTTATACCGGGTTCTCTGTTAACTCTCAAAGGTGGTTGTTTGTTTGGAGTATTTTGGGGATCAATATATGTACTAATTGCTGCCATAATTGGAGCTACCTTAGCTTTTGTGATTGGGCGCTACATGTCGCAGAATTGGGTTTGCCAACAAATGGACAAACATCCTAAATTTAAAGCAATTGATTTAGCAGTTGCGAAAGAAGGGTGGAAAATTGTCTTGTTAACTCGTCTATCTCCCGTGTTTCCCTTCAATTTATTGAATTATGCTTTCGGAGTCACACAAGTTTCTCTCAAAGATTATATATTAGGTTCTTTTGGTATTATTCCTGGCACTGTGATGTACGTTTATATTGGTTCTTTAGCTGGGAATATTGCCATGATTAACACATCTCATCAACCAATTACTCCAGAAACTCAAATCTGGCAATGGGTAATGCGAATAGTTGGGTTAATTGCTACCGTTGCTGTGACTGTTTATATTACAAAAATTGCTCAGAAAGCTTTAGCTCAAAGTGTGGCAATAGCAGAAATAAGTCATTTAGAGAAACCAGATTCATCGGTAGAGTAA
- a CDS encoding TVP38/TMEM64 family protein — MRSFRLIGLILLVVGFGFLLNTEFALAQESVNTNSFNPQAILRDALQWIDSLGTVGAIAFIALYIIATVAFFPGSILTLGSGVIFGVVWGSLYVFIGATLGATAAFLVGRYLARDWVARKIADNKKFAAIDQAVGREGLKIVLLTRLSPIFPFNLLNYGFGITGVSLKDYFIGSVGMIPGTIMYVYIGSLAGNLAMIGTQAQPTNPTLQWTIRILGFIATVAVTIYITRIARKALEEEVSNK, encoded by the coding sequence ATGAGGAGTTTTAGATTGATTGGATTAATATTGCTGGTAGTTGGTTTTGGTTTTTTGTTAAATACAGAGTTTGCCTTAGCACAAGAATCTGTGAATACAAATTCTTTTAATCCCCAAGCAATTTTACGGGACGCGTTGCAGTGGATTGATAGTCTTGGTACAGTGGGAGCGATCGCTTTTATTGCACTTTACATTATTGCTACCGTCGCTTTTTTCCCAGGTTCTATTCTCACCTTAGGTTCTGGCGTTATCTTTGGCGTAGTTTGGGGTTCTTTGTACGTGTTCATTGGTGCAACCCTTGGCGCTACAGCTGCTTTCCTCGTCGGACGTTATTTAGCAAGGGACTGGGTTGCTCGTAAAATTGCAGATAACAAAAAATTTGCCGCCATTGACCAAGCGGTTGGCAGAGAAGGATTAAAAATTGTGCTGCTAACGCGACTGTCGCCGATATTTCCTTTCAATTTATTAAACTACGGCTTTGGCATCACAGGGGTTTCCCTCAAAGATTACTTTATCGGTTCCGTGGGCATGATTCCCGGAACCATCATGTATGTTTATATTGGTTCCCTGGCAGGTAATCTTGCCATGATTGGTACCCAGGCTCAACCCACCAACCCTACTTTACAATGGACAATCCGGATCTTGGGTTTTATTGCCACAGTCGCCGTTACAATTTATATCACCCGCATTGCCCGCAAAGCTTTAGAAGAAGAAGTCAGCAACAAATAG
- a CDS encoding mercuric reductase, with protein sequence MTNSEFERVTVRPMDEFNQKLVSYVHPPNWVNPQPADVYDLVVIGAGTAGLVVAAGAAGLDLGLKVALIEKHLMGGDCLNVGCVPSKTVIRSARVVGEIWNAKNLGVNIPQHNIDVDFPTVMARMRRIRADISHNDSAERFKNLGVDVFLGSGRFASKNTVEVGDKTLRFKKAVIATGARAAQPAIPGLEQAGYLTNETVFSLIQRPERLAVIGGGPIGCELAQALRRLGSEVVLFHSGSQILNKEDAEAAKILQRVLINEGIRVVLNSKLEEVVTVTEGKRLYFSSNGHRDSVTVDEILVGTGRAPNVEGLNLEAAGVEYDKREGVKINDYLQTTNPKIFAAGDICMKWKFTHAADAAARIVIKNTLFSPFGLGRTKLSSLVMPWVTYTDPEIAHVGMYEHEAQKLGIEVTTIAIPFNIVDRAIADGEDLGFLKIHHKKGSDEILGATIVAPHAGEMISEVTTAIVNKIGLSKLSSVIHPYPTQAEAIKKAADAYRRTLLTSTTKKLLGFVTKFS encoded by the coding sequence ATGACTAATTCAGAATTCGAGAGAGTCACTGTTCGCCCAATGGATGAATTTAACCAAAAGTTAGTATCTTATGTCCATCCGCCAAATTGGGTCAATCCTCAACCCGCTGATGTTTACGACTTGGTAGTAATTGGTGCTGGGACGGCGGGATTAGTAGTAGCAGCGGGTGCAGCAGGTCTGGATTTAGGTTTAAAAGTAGCATTAATTGAAAAGCATCTCATGGGCGGAGATTGCTTAAATGTTGGTTGTGTACCATCTAAAACTGTGATTCGTTCTGCTCGTGTAGTTGGGGAAATTTGGAATGCTAAAAACTTGGGAGTTAATATTCCCCAACATAATATTGACGTTGATTTTCCCACAGTCATGGCCAGAATGCGCCGCATCAGAGCTGATATCAGCCATAATGACTCAGCAGAACGATTTAAAAATTTGGGTGTCGATGTCTTCTTGGGTAGCGGTCGATTTGCAAGTAAAAATACCGTGGAAGTTGGCGATAAAACTCTCCGGTTTAAAAAAGCTGTAATTGCGACTGGAGCCAGAGCCGCACAACCGGCGATTCCTGGACTTGAACAAGCAGGTTATCTCACCAATGAAACGGTTTTTTCTTTGATTCAACGACCGGAACGTTTGGCGGTAATTGGTGGCGGCCCCATTGGTTGCGAATTGGCGCAGGCTTTGAGGCGCTTGGGTTCTGAGGTAGTACTTTTTCATAGCGGTTCTCAGATTCTCAATAAAGAAGATGCCGAAGCTGCTAAAATTCTCCAAAGGGTTTTGATTAACGAAGGAATTCGCGTCGTGTTGAATTCCAAATTAGAAGAAGTAGTAACAGTTACCGAAGGTAAACGGCTTTACTTTTCCTCCAATGGTCACCGAGATTCTGTGACAGTAGATGAAATTTTAGTTGGTACTGGGCGTGCCCCGAATGTAGAAGGTCTAAATTTAGAAGCAGCAGGTGTAGAATATGACAAGCGCGAAGGTGTGAAGATCAATGATTACCTGCAAACAACCAATCCCAAAATCTTTGCGGCTGGGGATATCTGCATGAAGTGGAAGTTTACCCATGCTGCTGATGCAGCAGCGCGGATTGTGATTAAGAATACTTTGTTTTCCCCCTTTGGCTTAGGACGTACCAAACTCAGTAGCTTAGTAATGCCTTGGGTAACTTATACTGACCCAGAAATTGCCCACGTAGGAATGTATGAACACGAGGCGCAGAAGCTAGGCATTGAAGTGACAACGATCGCCATTCCTTTTAATATTGTAGACCGAGCGATCGCCGATGGTGAAGACTTAGGATTTTTGAAAATCCACCATAAAAAAGGTTCTGATGAAATTCTCGGTGCAACCATTGTCGCCCCTCACGCCGGCGAAATGATTTCAGAAGTAACCACAGCAATTGTGAATAAAATTGGTTTAAGTAAATTAAGCAGTGTGATTCATCCTTATCCCACTCAAGCCGAAGCAATTAAAAAAGCAGCTGATGCCTATCGTCGTACACTGTTGACATCAACTACTAAAAAATTGTTGGGATTTGTAACAAAGTTCTCTTAA
- a CDS encoding PA14 domain-containing protein — MNELQTQNPLSTTPTNSVIPNQSSSLETINQPQSNLSARASNLVSQGDGLKAEYYDNINFTDLKVTRTDAKVDFNWGLGSPDPLVGAETFSARWTGQVEAKYSETYKFYTSTDDGVRLWVNNQLLIDKFVDQSAIEHTGSITLVAGQKYDIKLEYYDNKHYAVSKLSWSSTSQTKEIIPQSQLYSQVNPPASNGNGLKAEYYDNINFTDLKVTRTDAKVDFNWGLGSPDPLVGAETFSARWTGQVEAKYSETYKFYTSTDDGVRLWVNNQLLIDKFVDQSAIEHTGSITLVAGQKYDIKLEYYDNKHYAVSKLSWSSTSQTKEIIPQSQLYSPALQATITIGSPSITVNESNGSVSITLLRSGDLSGISTVKYATFGSTATAGVDYGSEGTESAGVIIFASGESSKQVLIPINNDSLAETDETFSFVIDQAEGATLGLQRTIGITIQDNDRSSLDFTQPVVNEKDGSATVTVTRGNGSGTASVRYTTVDGTAKVGSDYQAVSGTLNFLAGEITKTISITLVNDTTGETNETFTLRFSNAVGLTLNSQQTTITITDDDSGSFALETVASGLTQPTAFEWSPDNKLMFIAQKNGVVRVSNNGILSATPFIDISGQVNDTRDRGLLSIAVHPDFGNSPNGNNYVYLLFTYDPPETNPTNSKNNPNSTLDNPDRNGNRGARLIRVKADPNTNYTTAIAGSEVVLLGNNTTWEYISNPDGNSTNVSLDYAPSGIINKDTGKPFTSMQDYLNNLDKVQNIQDFIATDSESHSIGTVRFGTDGSLFVSIGDGTSYNGVDPRAIRVQDINNLSGKILRIDPITGDGLSSNPFYNGDPDSNRSKVYNLGLRNPFRFTIDEKTNTPYIGDVGFQTWEEVNVGTPGANFGWPYFEGGTDSEGNIMNRRQYQYEPLDAAQDFYNSGATVTPPTYTYRHTGPSAIIVGDFYKGSTFPSIYQNALFIADSSLGIINALTFDSEGKFVAVQQFASKEDTPNLGVPVQLSVGSDGNLYYASLYSGQINRFRPV, encoded by the coding sequence ATGAATGAATTACAGACTCAAAATCCACTCTCCACAACACCGACAAATTCAGTAATTCCTAATCAATCCTCATCTTTAGAAACGATCAATCAGCCGCAATCGAATTTATCGGCTCGGGCTAGTAACCTGGTTTCTCAAGGAGATGGACTCAAAGCAGAATATTACGACAACATCAACTTCACGGACTTGAAGGTAACTCGCACAGATGCGAAAGTAGACTTTAACTGGGGTCTTGGTTCTCCAGATCCGCTCGTAGGTGCAGAGACCTTCTCAGCGCGTTGGACAGGTCAGGTAGAAGCCAAGTACAGCGAGACTTATAAGTTCTACACCAGTACTGATGATGGTGTACGTTTGTGGGTGAATAATCAACTGCTGATCGATAAGTTCGTCGATCAATCGGCTATAGAACATACTGGTTCCATCACCCTAGTTGCAGGTCAGAAGTACGATATTAAACTTGAGTACTACGATAATAAACATTACGCAGTTTCCAAACTGTCTTGGTCAAGCACTTCTCAGACCAAAGAAATTATTCCCCAATCCCAACTTTATAGTCAGGTGAATCCACCTGCTAGTAATGGCAACGGACTCAAAGCAGAATATTACGACAACATCAACTTCACGGACTTGAAGGTAACTCGCACAGATGCGAAAGTAGACTTTAACTGGGGTCTTGGTTCTCCAGATCCGCTCGTAGGTGCAGAGACCTTCTCAGCGCGTTGGACAGGTCAGGTAGAAGCCAAGTACAGCGAGACTTATAAGTTCTACACCAGTACTGATGATGGTGTGCGCTTGTGGGTGAATAATCAACTGCTGATCGATAAGTTCGTCGATCAATCGGCTATAGAACATACTGGTTCCATCACCCTAGTTGCGGGTCAGAAGTACGATATTAAACTTGAGTACTACGATAATAAACATTACGCAGTTTCCAAACTGTCTTGGTCAAGCACTTCTCAGACCAAAGAAATTATTCCTCAATCCCAACTGTATTCACCAGCCCTTCAAGCCACCATTACCATAGGATCGCCTTCCATAACTGTCAACGAATCCAATGGTAGTGTGTCCATCACTCTGTTGCGAAGTGGTGATTTAAGCGGCATATCTACAGTTAAGTATGCCACCTTTGGTAGTACTGCCACAGCAGGAGTTGACTACGGGAGTGAAGGCACTGAAAGCGCTGGAGTAATTATTTTTGCCTCAGGAGAAAGTAGCAAACAGGTCCTTATTCCGATCAATAATGATTCCTTAGCAGAAACAGATGAAACCTTTAGTTTTGTGATCGATCAGGCAGAGGGAGCAACATTAGGACTCCAAAGAACTATCGGAATTACGATTCAAGATAATGACCGTTCTAGTCTGGACTTCACTCAACCAGTTGTTAACGAGAAAGATGGTTCTGCTACAGTGACAGTTACACGGGGTAACGGTTCAGGGACTGCTAGTGTCAGGTATACAACCGTCGATGGAACTGCTAAAGTTGGATCTGACTACCAGGCTGTATCTGGAACTTTGAACTTTCTAGCCGGAGAAATTACCAAGACGATTTCTATCACCCTTGTAAATGACACCACTGGGGAAACAAATGAAACATTTACTTTGAGGTTCAGTAATGCAGTTGGGCTGACATTAAATAGTCAACAGACAACTATCACTATTACCGATGATGATTCAGGTAGCTTTGCTTTAGAAACGGTGGCTTCTGGTTTAACTCAACCTACAGCTTTTGAATGGAGTCCTGACAATAAACTCATGTTCATTGCCCAGAAAAATGGGGTAGTGCGAGTGTCGAACAACGGCATCTTATCAGCAACGCCATTTATCGATATTTCTGGACAGGTAAATGATACGCGCGATCGCGGTTTGTTAAGCATCGCCGTACATCCAGATTTTGGCAATAGTCCAAATGGTAACAACTATGTTTACCTGTTATTTACCTACGATCCACCAGAAACTAATCCCACGAATTCTAAGAACAATCCCAATAGCACACTGGACAACCCTGACCGGAATGGGAACCGTGGCGCACGACTAATTCGGGTGAAAGCCGATCCTAACACCAATTACACTACTGCGATCGCTGGTAGCGAAGTTGTGCTGCTGGGCAACAATACCACTTGGGAGTATATTAGTAATCCCGATGGCAACAGCACAAATGTTAGCCTTGACTACGCACCATCAGGAATTATTAACAAAGATACTGGTAAGCCCTTTACGAGTATGCAGGATTATTTGAATAATCTTGATAAAGTCCAAAATATCCAGGATTTTATAGCGACTGATAGTGAATCTCACTCAATTGGGACTGTACGCTTTGGAACTGATGGTTCCCTGTTTGTTAGTATTGGCGATGGCACTTCCTACAATGGCGTAGATCCCCGAGCAATTCGCGTCCAGGATATCAATAATCTGTCCGGTAAGATTCTGCGGATTGACCCGATTACTGGTGATGGTCTATCAAGTAATCCGTTCTACAACGGTGACCCCGATAGCAATCGTTCCAAAGTTTATAACTTAGGCTTGCGTAACCCCTTCCGTTTCACGATTGATGAAAAGACCAATACTCCCTATATTGGCGATGTTGGCTTCCAAACTTGGGAAGAAGTAAATGTTGGCACACCAGGAGCGAACTTTGGGTGGCCGTACTTTGAAGGTGGCACGGATTCAGAAGGTAATATCATGAATAGACGACAATATCAGTATGAGCCATTAGATGCAGCGCAAGACTTCTATAATAGTGGCGCAACTGTTACACCACCAACTTACACCTACAGACACACTGGACCTAGTGCGATCATCGTAGGTGACTTTTACAAAGGCAGTACTTTCCCCTCAATATATCAAAATGCTTTATTCATTGCTGATTCAAGTTTAGGAATTATCAATGCTTTGACATTCGATAGTGAAGGCAAATTTGTCGCAGTTCAGCAGTTTGCTTCCAAGGAAGATACACCTAATTTAGGAGTACCTGTACAACTCTCCGTTGGAAGTGATGGCAATTTGTACTACGCAAGCTTGTATTCAGGTCAGATTAATCGCTTCCGACCTGTTTAG
- the mgtE gene encoding magnesium transporter, with the protein MTETNNLNSTLQNVSRRELRDLVRTQLQMLLEAGDLQGAKAILVPVQPADIAEAIEGLPEAMHALVFRLLSKDEAIEVYEYLDYSVQERLIEELKSQEVRDIVDQMSSDDRARLFDELPAKVVNRLLEQLSPAERQATALLLGYEADTAGRIMTLELISLKENFTVSQALERIRNLANASEMIYYLYVTDAARRLTGIVSLRELVTSQPEQMIGEIMTRDVVFVHTDTDQEEVARLIQRYDFLAVPVVDREQRLVGIITVDDVIDILQQETTEDIYALGGGVQSGGDNYFQMDLLEIARKRVVWLLVLLITNTVTGTIIKSQEDILTKVVTLTAFIPLLTGTGGNVGAQSSTVVIRGMNTDEIRSLGTLQVIGREAIAGALLGGMLGTIATVWAYFLQGRLEVAIAVGTSLVAISILASVSGSALPFLFRFLRLDPALMSAPFITTAVDVVGVLIYFNLARVILKL; encoded by the coding sequence TTGACTGAGACAAACAATTTAAACTCTACCCTCCAGAATGTCTCACGCAGGGAATTGCGGGATTTGGTACGGACTCAGCTGCAAATGCTGCTAGAAGCAGGCGACTTGCAGGGAGCAAAAGCTATTCTCGTACCTGTGCAGCCTGCGGATATTGCCGAAGCAATTGAGGGTTTGCCAGAAGCGATGCACGCTCTGGTTTTTCGCTTGCTTTCTAAGGATGAAGCGATCGAGGTTTATGAGTATCTCGACTACAGCGTTCAAGAACGGTTAATCGAGGAACTTAAAAGTCAGGAAGTTCGTGATATCGTCGATCAAATGTCGTCGGATGACCGAGCGAGATTATTTGATGAATTACCGGCAAAAGTCGTTAATCGCCTCCTAGAACAACTCAGTCCAGCAGAACGCCAAGCTACAGCCCTGTTATTGGGTTATGAAGCTGATACTGCTGGGCGAATCATGACCCTAGAGTTGATTTCCCTTAAAGAAAACTTCACAGTATCTCAAGCTCTAGAGCGAATTCGCAACTTAGCTAATGCCAGTGAAATGATTTATTATCTTTATGTCACTGATGCAGCAAGGCGGTTAACGGGAATTGTATCGTTGCGGGAATTGGTGACATCTCAGCCGGAGCAAATGATTGGCGAAATTATGACCCGTGATGTGGTGTTTGTCCACACCGATACAGATCAGGAAGAAGTCGCCAGATTAATCCAAAGATATGATTTTTTGGCAGTGCCTGTGGTAGACCGAGAACAGCGTCTAGTAGGTATTATCACTGTTGATGATGTGATTGATATTCTGCAACAAGAAACCACCGAAGATATTTATGCCTTGGGTGGTGGTGTGCAGTCCGGGGGCGACAACTATTTTCAGATGGATTTACTAGAAATTGCTCGGAAGCGGGTTGTATGGTTGTTGGTTTTACTGATCACCAATACCGTCACAGGAACGATTATTAAGTCCCAGGAAGATATCTTAACAAAAGTGGTGACACTGACAGCATTTATCCCCTTACTGACTGGTACTGGTGGTAATGTGGGCGCCCAGTCTTCCACTGTGGTAATTCGCGGGATGAACACCGATGAAATTCGATCGCTCGGAACCTTGCAGGTAATTGGGCGGGAGGCGATCGCAGGTGCTTTATTGGGAGGAATGTTAGGTACGATCGCTACAGTCTGGGCTTACTTTTTGCAAGGACGATTAGAAGTAGCGATCGCTGTAGGCACTAGTCTAGTAGCTATTTCTATTTTAGCTTCTGTCTCCGGTTCAGCACTGCCATTTCTATTTCGTTTCCTGCGTTTAGATCCAGCATTAATGTCAGCACCATTTATTACCACAGCAGTTGATGTAGTCGGCGTTTTGATTTACTTCAATTTGGCACGGGTAATTTTAAAATTATGA
- a CDS encoding IS630 family transposase — MIFLREINPLSLKLLERIYRQSRYHQVRQRAHFLILANQGVELQELMKIFNVSYKTIYNWINRWESSGMVGLYNKLGRGRKRIFKPEQEAKIREWAKLEPRQLKKTLQKIKSEWDIEVSTETIKRILRNFYMTWHRMRRDVGGEPDPIEYKEKSAQLTEFKRLEDEGKINLYYLDETGFCLIPSVPYGWQDIGEYLTITSRRSARLNVLGIMNRNNHLEAYVSFQSINSDVIIACIDTFFPQVDKPTVIVVDQSSIHTSDMIIDKVEEWQERGITIFQLPSYSPELNLIEILWRFIKYQWLEIDAYKNWQTFVASVENILREFGKNYVINFV; from the coding sequence ATGATTTTTTTGAGAGAAATCAATCCTCTTTCTTTGAAACTACTGGAGCGAATATATCGCCAAAGCAGATATCATCAGGTGCGCCAAAGAGCACATTTCTTAATTTTAGCTAATCAAGGAGTAGAGTTACAAGAATTAATGAAAATATTTAATGTTAGTTATAAGACTATCTATAACTGGATAAATCGTTGGGAATCATCAGGGATGGTTGGACTTTATAATAAACTAGGAAGAGGTAGAAAACGAATATTTAAACCAGAACAAGAAGCAAAAATTAGAGAGTGGGCGAAACTTGAACCAAGACAATTAAAAAAGACGCTACAAAAAATTAAATCAGAATGGGATATTGAAGTTAGCACTGAAACTATTAAAAGAATATTAAGAAATTTTTATATGACTTGGCATCGAATGCGACGAGATGTTGGAGGAGAGCCAGATCCTATAGAATACAAGGAAAAATCTGCACAGTTAACAGAGTTTAAACGATTAGAAGACGAAGGTAAAATTAACTTATATTACTTAGACGAAACCGGATTTTGTTTAATTCCTTCTGTTCCTTATGGATGGCAAGATATCGGAGAGTACTTAACTATTACTAGTCGCCGTAGTGCGCGCCTAAATGTTTTAGGAATCATGAATCGAAATAATCACCTTGAAGCTTATGTCTCTTTTCAAAGTATCAATTCAGATGTGATTATTGCTTGCATTGATACTTTCTTTCCCCAAGTAGATAAACCGACGGTAATTGTTGTTGATCAATCCTCTATTCATACCAGTGATATGATTATTGATAAAGTTGAAGAATGGCAAGAACGTGGCATTACCATCTTTCAATTACCTTCCTATTCACCAGAGCTAAATTTGATTGAAATTTTGTGGCGGTTTATTAAGTATCAATGGCTCGAAATAGATGCTTACAAAAATTGGCAAACCTTTGTCGCATCTGTCGAAAATATTCTCCGAGAATTTGGTAAAAACTATGTAATTAATTTTGTTTAG